One Orrella dioscoreae genomic window carries:
- a CDS encoding TetR/AcrR family transcriptional regulator, whose translation MNTRERLLTEAARLLDAGGESVVTLRAVAQAVGVSHNAPYRHFVDRNDLLAGVVERDLTLLAAGVEAARSGDGSASERLRRGLATFVDYGCRYPSRYRLMFSKPEIVLAESALEAAGTAAFEAVIGLVQDGQKAGVLPATPTRALANLIYATIHGLIDLEIAGCVTEQDGLPGSAQGISLLLNLMRQSAKKGQGQLEGS comes from the coding sequence TTGAATACACGAGAGAGGCTGCTCACCGAAGCCGCGCGCCTGCTGGATGCAGGCGGCGAGTCCGTCGTGACGTTGCGGGCCGTTGCCCAGGCGGTGGGCGTTTCGCACAACGCACCCTATCGGCATTTCGTGGACCGCAATGACCTGCTCGCAGGGGTCGTCGAGCGTGACCTCACGCTGTTGGCCGCTGGCGTCGAGGCGGCGCGCAGCGGCGATGGCTCGGCTTCAGAGCGCCTGCGCCGCGGCTTGGCTACGTTTGTTGATTACGGCTGCCGCTACCCATCTCGCTATCGCCTGATGTTCAGCAAACCTGAGATTGTCCTGGCCGAGAGCGCGCTCGAAGCGGCCGGGACGGCCGCGTTCGAGGCAGTCATCGGCCTTGTGCAGGATGGCCAGAAGGCAGGGGTGCTGCCGGCCACGCCGACACGCGCGCTGGCCAATTTGATCTACGCGACGATTCACGGCCTCATCGATCTTGAAATCGCCGGTTGCGTGACCGAACAGGATGGGCTTCCAGGCAGTGCGCAAGGCATATCGTTGCTCCTGAATCTCATGCGGCAAAGCGCAAAAAAGGGCCAAGGGCAATTGGAAGGCAGTTAG
- a CDS encoding 2-hydroxyacid dehydrogenase, with translation MTTKPRVLQIGPLAGSPSAQERLQASYTPLELWKQEDKAAFIAREAQDVRVVVTTASFGCPADVINALPKLEAICSWGVGYDSIDVEAAHARKVLVSNTPDVLTDCVADLAWGLMLGVSRRIAQGDRYVREGSWGQVHGAFPLGVRVSGKKLGIVGLGRIGEAIARRGTGFDMDVRYHSRRQRNDTDYGYEASLESLAAWADYLVIATVGGPSTRHLINAPVLDALGPQGIIVNIARGSVIDEAAMVEALSSGKLGGAGLDVFEHEPKVPDALKKMDSVVLLPHVGSATLETREAMAGMLFDNLASFFADGKVITPV, from the coding sequence ATGACGACCAAACCGCGCGTTCTCCAGATCGGCCCGCTGGCCGGCTCCCCCTCCGCCCAGGAACGGCTGCAGGCCAGCTACACGCCCCTCGAACTGTGGAAGCAGGAAGACAAGGCAGCCTTCATCGCGCGTGAAGCCCAGGACGTGCGCGTCGTCGTCACCACGGCCAGCTTCGGCTGCCCGGCCGACGTCATCAACGCCCTGCCCAAGCTGGAAGCCATCTGCAGCTGGGGCGTGGGCTATGACAGCATCGACGTCGAGGCTGCCCACGCCCGCAAGGTGCTGGTCAGCAACACACCGGACGTCCTGACCGATTGCGTCGCGGACCTGGCCTGGGGCCTGATGCTGGGCGTGTCCCGCCGCATCGCCCAGGGCGACCGCTATGTGCGTGAGGGTTCCTGGGGCCAGGTGCACGGCGCCTTCCCGCTGGGCGTGCGCGTCAGCGGCAAGAAGCTGGGCATCGTCGGCCTGGGCCGCATCGGCGAGGCGATTGCCCGCCGCGGCACCGGCTTCGACATGGACGTGCGCTATCACAGCCGCCGCCAGCGCAACGACACCGACTATGGCTACGAGGCCTCGCTGGAATCGCTGGCCGCCTGGGCCGACTACCTGGTCATCGCCACGGTGGGCGGCCCCAGCACGCGCCACCTGATCAACGCACCCGTGCTCGACGCGCTGGGTCCCCAGGGCATTATCGTCAACATCGCGCGCGGCTCGGTCATCGACGAGGCTGCGATGGTCGAGGCGCTGTCGTCCGGCAAGCTGGGCGGCGCAGGCCTGGACGTGTTCGAGCATGAACCCAAGGTGCCCGATGCGCTGAAAAAGATGGACAGCGTGGTGCTGCTGCCGCACGTGGGCAGCGCCACGCTGGAGACGCGCGAAGCCATGGCAGGCATGCTGTTCGACAACCTGGCCAGCTTCTTCGCCGACGGCAAGGTCATCACGCCGGTCTGA
- the rpsT gene encoding 30S ribosomal protein S20: MANTAQARKRARQSVVRNQHNSSLRSMLRTAIKRVRSAIVAGDKSSAAETLQKATSVIDRVADKNIIHKNKAARHKSRLAAAVKAMA, translated from the coding sequence ATGGCCAATACCGCCCAAGCCCGCAAGCGCGCACGTCAATCGGTTGTGCGCAACCAGCACAACTCCAGCCTGCGCTCGATGCTGCGCACGGCCATCAAGCGTGTGCGCAGCGCCATCGTCGCCGGCGACAAGTCGTCCGCCGCCGAAACGCTGCAGAAGGCCACGAGCGTCATCGACCGCGTGGCCGACAAGAACATCATCCACAAGAACAAGGCCGCTCGCCACAAGAGCCGCCTGGCTGCCGCCGTCAAGGCAATGGCCTGA